In Cervus elaphus chromosome 5, mCerEla1.1, whole genome shotgun sequence, the following proteins share a genomic window:
- the LOC122695148 gene encoding cytochrome c oxidase assembly factor 3 homolog, mitochondrial, translating to MAAPGAGDPVDAKSGKAPLAQRIDPTREKLTPAQLQFMRQAQLAQWQKTLPQRRTRNIVTGLGIGALVLAIYGYTFYSVSQERFLDELEDEAKAARARALERASGH from the exons ATGGCGGCACCCGGAGCTGGAGACCCGGTGGATGCCAAAAGCGGAAAGGCCCCGCTGGCTCAGCGCATCGACCCGACTCGGGAGAAGCTGACTCCTGCACAACTACAATTCATGCGGCAGGCGCAGCTCGCCCAGTGGCAGAAGACGCTGCCACAACGGCGGACGCGGAACATCGTGACTGGCCTGGGCATTGGGGCCCTGGTATTAGCAATTT ATGGTTACACCTTCTACTCGGTGTCCCAGGAGCGTTTCCTGGATGAGCTGGAAGATGAGGCCAAAGCTGCTCGAGCCCGAGCTCTGGAAAGGGCATCAGGACACTGA